The following is a genomic window from Candidatus Manganitrophaceae bacterium.
GGAAAACCGGAAGAGACTCAGGAGACCACCCTTCTGGGCCTCCTTAAATCAAAAGATATTGAACCACGCATGGTGTCCGTCGAGTTGAATTCAAAAATGCTCGACCGCTCCAGCCTGGAACAAACCCCCATTCAGGAAGGAGATGAAATCGAATTCCTCTACTTCATGGGAGGGGGATCAACCCGTTTTTAAGACAACTAACCTGGGAATATTATGAAAACAATCATCACCGATCTAATCGGAAAGACGCCCATGGTTCAACTGAAGACCTTTTCAGATGACGAAGGGGCCTATATTTTTGCAAAGGTCGAATACTTTAATCCGGGCGGGAGCGTCAAGGACCGGATCTGCCTGAGCATGATCCTGGCAGCCGAAAAAGAGGGAAGCCTAAAACCGGGGGCCACACTGGTTGAACCGACCAGCGGAAACACCGGCATCGGTCTCGCGATGGTGGCCGCCGTCCGCGGATACAAATTAATCCTGGTGATGCCCGAATCAATGAGCATGGAGCGGGCCAGCCTCCTCTCCTCCTATGGGGCGCAACTGGTCCTGACCCCGGCCTGGGAAGGGATGCGGGGTGCCATTAAAGAAGCTGAAAGTATTCTGGATCAAAACAAGGGCTATTTTATGCCGGGACAATTCTCGAATCCGGCCAATCCGGAGACCCATCGGAAGACGACGGGACCGGA
Proteins encoded in this region:
- the cysK gene encoding cysteine synthase A yields the protein MKTIITDLIGKTPMVQLKTFSDDEGAYIFAKVEYFNPGGSVKDRICLSMILAAEKEGSLKPGATLVEPTSGNTGIGLAMVAAVRGYKLILVMPESMSMERASLLSSYGAQLVLTPAWEGMRGAIKEAESILDQNKGYFMPGQFSNPANPETHRKTTGPEILEAMEGKVDAFVVGVGTGGTITGVGEILKEKNPNTLIVAVEPASSPVLSGGEAGPHKIQGIGAGFIPEILNRDIIDRVITVTDDESYQTAKQLARQEGLLVGISSGANVLAAGKIAEELGKGKRVVTVLPDTGERYISIEKYFNI
- the thiS gene encoding sulfur carrier protein ThiS — its product is MQIKINGKPEETQETTLLGLLKSKDIEPRMVSVELNSKMLDRSSLEQTPIQEGDEIEFLYFMGGGSTRF